DNA from Xiphophorus maculatus strain JP 163 A chromosome 6, X_maculatus-5.0-male, whole genome shotgun sequence:
GTTTGGTATCTCACCTCATAAAAGAATCACTGAAATTCATCGCTTTTTACTATATCTGTGAAGTGAATGCGTAGGATTATAgattacaaacacaaagtttgtttttcttatttatttgagcATTCACTTAATGTAGTTTCAGACTCTAATCTATTGGATGCAGTCCTAATGGGTTGGTTAAAGGAAACTGAAGTTaatgccaaatatttttttaacactgagttcttgttttgtattatttgtatCGTCTCTTTAAATGGTGTGAACAAGGGTTAAGAgaagatgacagaaaatgttttgtataaaaTCTTAACCATGATCTTCGTAGCAACTGTCTgatattagtttttgtttatttagtctCTTTACCAGTCGTACTGTCGCTCATGTGTGGTCATCCTGCATATCTACCCAAATGCTTTCTGCTTCACCCATTTTCTAACGAGCAGCCGGGGTTTTAATCACATCAGTCTTATTAAATATTACTTCAGTCTTTCACTGTGGGGCTGTACTAATATTAGACTTACTCTTAGAAAACTGTCAGAATGAGTTCACTCTGAGCCTAGGAAGCGCTGAATGTTTTTAGGccacatttaaaacagagaTCAGGCTGTATTCACTGTGAATGACAGTTTTTGTGGATGATGCGGTTTCTGGTTTTATCCGATTCCCTTGACTTTGGTTGAAGTTTACCATTTTTATACTGACAACTTGTAGTCAAACTACAATTTGCTGTTGGTTAATGACCGATCTGTCCAGGCTGCAGCTGTAGTTCTCCATCACTACCACTGCTTTTTCAGTGCTACTTTGTCTTTCTAAAACTACTGGGATTAGAATACAGTGCAGCATATCCCACCAAACTGTGCCATGCtgtatatttagttttatctgcATTAATTAGTGGTGTTTTATTTGAGATGGATTGCTCACGTTTTCAcggaatgaaaacaaagaatcaTTCAAACACGTCAGCTGTCGCCTTGCCGCACACTTCAGTTCATACTTCAAGCATTGCTGTCAGAATGTGGCTTCAAGGCAGAAAATTCTCTCTGGTTGCTTCTGGGCAGAACGCACTCGAGGCGTGACATGAGGCAAAAGGGTTGACAAATTGCAGTGCTTTGTCGCCTACCCATAGTGGATGAGGCATCTTCATACTTGgtgatgttttctgttgatGTTTGTGTCAACTTCATGTTGTTATAATGTACCGTAAACATAAAATACTGGATGGAAAGAAACATGCAGGAGAGCAAGGAGAAGAAAGCTACAGCAGTTATTGATCGGTATGCAGACTGGGTTGATCGTCGCGTTCCTGCTGGTTGGAGAGCTGTTCTATAAACTGAGACTAACGGCTTAATTGGAAGAGTTTCGTTATTTTGAAGGCGTCTTTTTTTCCAATATATAGTTTTGCTACATCACCACGGTAACACTAACTAAAAAGTTTTGGAGATTGATTTCAGAGTTTGTTTGTTGAGCAAAGCTTTTCCTACATATCCCAAACAGTCACCAGTCATCTAGCTCTCAGGCTACAGAAATGTGTTGGATAGAAAACTCTTGGCTCTCTGACACTTTCTTTGGCGTTTCATCTGAACAGTGTCATTGAAAATGCAGTGCTGCGGAAAGAATAACTTTTTGTACCTTGATGCCGGTATTTGGCTCATGCTTTTACATGATACAGTAAATATtgacctaaatatttaaaagttaggTTTACTTAGCAACCTAAATAGTAGGCCACTAACATgacttgcagaaaaaaattggTTTTTTGCAGCACCCCTCACTTTCCCTAATTATAGCAACAGTAACAGTTTCTCATTTATCATCTTTTCCACGAATGCATACTGCTGCTTTCTTTGAAAATTAGTCACATAACTTATTATCTCCtcttttataactttatttatgtaaaatatgtattgtAGGCAGACATGTCAAATGAAGTATGAACTTTTCAAGTGGTTcatgtattttaattattacttATGATTGGCTTTAGGTGACAACTTTTGCGTTTGCCTTTAGATTTGCGGATAGCATAGAAATGACCTCTGCATTCAGCAGCTTCACTGTGTCCTTGTTAATGAAATGGTTTCTTTTTCTAGCGTGTTGCTGTTGGGATGGGCGTGCTCACGCTGCTACTGATTGAGCAATGCCACTTCTGTTTCTATGGCAACAGTCTGTGAATGCCTGTCTGGAATGACAGGAACGCAgaatgaacacaaacacacctctGGAGCCCAGCGCAGCATAGATTGAGGTTCGGATAATCTGTTTGTGCCGCCGCTGCGCTGCAGCCACCTCAGTATCGCTGAGTGTTGCAATCCTGTCAGCGTTTCAGCCTGCGGGCCAGTAGTGCACAAGGTCTTTCGGTACAAATTTGAGCTGCAGATGGACTGCAGCAGTGACTGATCCTCCGGTGTCAGCACAGATTCTGTTATGTTACTCTGATGGAAATGAGTATCTGTGGGGATGCGGTGCCAAACACACAAGCGGCGCATGTGGGATGTCGTCTGAGCTTGTTCAGCTGGAGAGGAAAGACACTTTACGTCTTTGAATCGGGGTAGATAATTACTGGTTAGTTACCgtcatcatgtttttcttttgactgtGAACGGAGAAACTATTTCAGCTGGTGCAGTGATGCAGCAACAActgctggtgtgtttgtgtgaaacaaCGACTCATAATATCCATTGTCAAAGATGAAGATTGAATTGAATCAAAGCCACAGCTTATGAAGCTACAGAAACCAGAGAGGTCGAAAGCACTACTGACTTCAGGActtaaaagctgctgctgctgctgctgtcaacTCTGGGCTTTTCTATAGTGTAAAAGCTGCAGCCTGCAGTGATTTTAATTCAACAACCCTTTCTGCTGTGAAACACTTATAGTTTTCTCTGCTCGTAATTATATCACATGTTTACGTATGAAACAAAGAGAAGTTGTGTCACACAGATCAGTAAAGTACCAGATTATAAAATAAGAACAACTTCTACTCAGAAATGGAACCACTTTAGTAGGTgtatttcatgtgtttttctaCGTAGTAAATATTAGGGCTGTTAAATTTCTTGTCTGCTAAGATGCAGTACTTTCTACTATATAAGGTCTGAAGTGCCTTGCTTGCAAATTCTGCATCCTAATGTATTTTTGGCCTGTTGGGTAGATTGTCACTGCCCTTTATGCTCACACTTGGCGTTTATTTTTAGTGGCAGAGATACTAAAGTTTACACACTGGGTGTGTGTCAGTTTGAGGAGAGACACCGTAATGAATGAAAAGAAAGGAGAGGGAGTTAAAAGAATACGGGTTAGTCATTAATCACAATTTCAGCCATTATGTTGTTACAtgttttcctggaaaaagaagATTCTCCTTGTGAAACTCTCCAGCTGCCTGCCAACATTTACAAATCTGACTTATTTAATGGTAGAAAAGACGAGTCAAAAAAATGGACGGCAGCTGAAAATCTCCATTTCACTAAACACCAGTGTGAGCATGGCCAGGATCTTAACTTCTTTAACATCATTTTCAGCTTAGAGAAAAACTTATTTCACCGCAGAGTTGGTATTCTCAAACTAGTGTTCATCAGACGTGCGTCGGTACCGATGATGTCGCACTCTTTATCATTAACCTACCATACAAAAGTATgccaataaaaatctgtttggcTTTTTGGTGATTGTTAAACCACTTTAGATTTGAGTTGTTTCACGTGGTTGTATTGGCTTTTAATTGGACTTTAGAACCATCAGCAGCTCAAAATAAGGGTTGGTAAAATGGGTTAATTAACAAAACACCTGGGGTTTAGATTTTTGTGGTATATTTTGCATCGATACGCAAGAATGAAGCTAGCAGCTTCTCAGCTTTCAACAAACCTGAAATGTCACTTAAAACTTTGCTTGTGTCACTGCTAATGGTGGAAtaaggaaaatattaatatttcttaatatattataaatacCACTAGTTATGAATAAAATTTTGATGTATAATCAAGTCAGAAGAATCCCGTCTCTTTACTGTTTGGTACAAAACGTGTATCTAACACATTTGGATGTGGGGGGCCTTTGTCTTTTTGAGtctatagtttttattttgtgccgTTTCCATTAAGATCTAGTATTTTaagtcacaggtgtcaaactccaggtctggagggccactgccctgcaacctttagatgtgcctctgctgcaccacacctgaatagaataattaggtcattagcaaggctctggagaactgatctaaacaaggaggaggtaattaagtcatttcattccactgttttgtacctgtggcacatctaaaaactgcaggacagcggcccttgaggactggagtttgacacccctgttttaAGTGTTAAATCCCAGGAGATTTTCATTGCTGCATCTCCTCAAATATTGATTTGTACCCATATTAGACAGGCTATACTGATAGAAATCACTGCAATATATGAACGTGTGAGCTAATGGCATAGCAAGCTTCAAATACAAGAAAGATCCATGTTTGGATCGCAGTGGAAAATATTCTCACATCTCCTGGCAGCAGTTATTAAAATAGGCTGTGATCATGTTCTTTATAGCGGCACTTTTCAACTGGAGTCCTGATGTATATCTGCCATTTCGCCTGCATTCAAGCAGAAATGTGCCACCATTAAATCGTACAGCAAAGCTGTAATGTTGtagttcgtttttttttttcaatgtctttttttttcttgttttcatttatagGGAAATTCAGCTGCTAAGAAGACTTCAACATAAGAATGTGATCCAGTTAGTCGACGTACTCTACAATgaagagaagcagaaaataTATCCTCTCGCCTCGAATTCAATGagattttattaacatttattgttatGAATTTAGGCTCATTTTCTTatccctatttttttttttttttttgcttgttttaaaccCTAATTATTggctctttttttaatcaaattatcaGTTTGTGTGGCAAATTCTCCTCAACTCCTACCTCACGTATATGGTGATGGAGTATTGTGTTTGTGGAATGCAAGAAATGCTGGACAGCGTCCCAGAGAAAAGGTTTCCAGTATTTCAAGCTCACGGGTAAGCCTCtcattttttcctcccctctgccctttcctcttcttcttcctcctcaaGTCGCTCTTTCTCTGAGCTTCTCGGCTATATTTAGTCTGagccctgctgctgctgctgcttctccaggcCTAAGTTCAGATCGGCGTCTGCAGGGtcaataatgttaaaataaccAACCAGAGACTCGACGCCTCATCACCGCCAGAATGCTTCTAATGATTGATGAAGATCTTTCTAATCACACCGCTGTTTGTTGAAATTGGTAATTGTTTATGCGCtttgccattaaaaaaaaaaataaaactactatGTTGGTTTCATATTTTGACAATGCTCTCTATAAATTGGAGGGCTGcaactgattattttagtaTCGATTTATCTATCTCttattttcacaattaattGGTAAAAAATTTGGCATTTTGGAAGATTGTTAATTAAACCACTTTTCAcagaatattagaaatgcattaaaaggtgcaaataaataattaattacatttttttaaaaagaaataatgattatgttttgacttaattactgctctgtgtTCTTTCAGCAAGTTTTTTTTGAGTCTTTGTACTCCAGTTAGCgtttaatcaattactgaattaGTAAACGATTACATCATTTAATTCATCATTATGAATCTGATTGTTTcagcaataataaaatgtggattttctctGAACAGCTGCTGTATTTCTGCTTCTCTTTGAAGCACATGCATAAATCcctgtgattttctttattgCTGCTTCTCTGCAGGTACTTTTGCCAACTCATAAATGGCCTTGAATATTTGCACAGCCAGGGAATAGTTCATAAAGACATTAAACCAGGAAATCTGCTGCTGACCACAGATGGGTCTCTTAAAATCTCCGACCTTGGAGTAGCAGAGGTAAGCTGAAGTCCATCACGATTAGTTTTCATCACTTCAACCATCTGTCATTCGCAGTTAGCTGGAGGTTTTAATCATCTCTGTAAAAGCACAGATTATTGAATTACTATGAGTTATATGGTcagttcttttcttttgtttacagTTCCCTGCAAAAGCATTAATGCTTTATATTAACAGTATATTAATATAGTTTTAACTTTATCACCTTTTGTCAAGTTCAAGATGAGAGCATCTACTATCATTTCCACAGATTCCCATTTGTCTAGACTTTAAGTGTTCATTAATATGCGTTGATTCAAGCCATTTAGTTTTGGCTCTGGCTGATGGATTGGTGTCATCCTGTTGGAAGATGAAACTTTTCCCTGCAGCCTCTTGCAGGTTTCCTCCCAGGATTTATTTAGCTGCATTTTTCTCGTCAACTATGATCAGTGCTctgtaaaacactgaaatgtttgcatatTGTTTTAGAACCAAATCACAGAACGGCTTCATTTATCCTTAGGTCACATTTCAGACTTCGTAGGCTTGCATAGTGATCTCTATAAATAATATGTTGCCCTGGATTTTAGTTGCAGGTGTTAAGAGTAAAATTGTTCTTCCTGTCATGATTGTGCTCTGCTTTGTTGTTCTGTCATTTAAAATCCCAAGTGGATACACTGAAGTTTGCATGTGTTTTTATACATtagaaaaatgctttataaaaaatagaaactatACACAAAAGCTTGAAGATTTCTCTTGTTGATAAAATTCCAGCTGTAATTTCTCACCTGTATAATTTGCCTTTATGAATACAGTCACAATAAACTACAATATGACTTAATTACTCTTTCAGATGAAGAAATACTCAAGCAAAAATTCAGCACAATTGCATCTCCTCTCCCATCGTTTTCAGGCCCTTCACCCATTTGCAGAAGATGACACGTGTCGTACGAGTCAGGGCTCGCCGGCCTTCCAGCCCCCAGAGATCGCCAACGGACTGGACACCTTTTCAGGGTTTAAAGTGGACATTTGGTCTGCGGGAGTAACACTGTGAGTCACTCTTACCAAGATGCTTACATCACTCTCAGTCACTAAACTCTGACTCCTGACTTGTGCTTCTTTGTGCTCAGATATAACATTACAACAGGTCTTTATCCGTTTGAGGGAGACAACATCTATAAGCTATTTGAAAACATCGGTAAAGGAGACTACACTATTCCTGAGGAGTGTGGGCCTCTCCTGACTGACCTGCTGCGAGGTGAGCACGGCTCTGAACCGAGCCAGAACAAACAGGATtatcaaaaaaacacaattcaggCAACAGTCATATATATGATGAGGCAGCAACATCTCATAGGGGTTTCTgaacctttttaattttttctttttttactctgtaaccttaataaaaaaattattagatatTATTAATACCTAATTTaaattcataccccttgaatttttccatgtttcactttctttcaaacgTCAGTGTAGCTTTTTATGCTATATATCAGGAGTTTCAATCTGTGGCTCTCTGGACCGTCCACAGTGCGGCTTCATAATCTTtggctaaaaataataactatgaccaaaactttagaaataaaagtatAATAAGCAAGGGCAGACAgaagcagattttcttttttattgcatttccaTAACAGAATGCAACTAATAAGTTATTTTGTGATATAtccatgttttttcctctttctaaacctaaaaatagaaataaaatgccGGTTCTGAACAAATAACAAATTTCCTACTCTAGATGAAAAATTACAAGTCGTCTTTTCCCTAAAGATGATGTGACATTAGCAGctctaaatgagttttattttactgaaccAGGGACAAAAATagctttttgatttttgaaagtGATACATCCCTGTAATGGACTAACACAAAGTACCATGCTATTGTGAAGTAGATAGAAAATGATggttaattttcacttttttacagagaaaaaccTGCAGTTTGTCTGTTTCACTAAGCAAGTAACTTCTGAAGGCTCCTAGTCACAGTTTgtgacaaaaatctaaaaagttcaaggggtgtgaatacttttacagaTCATTCCTCTGCATGTAATTTCAGAGCGGTCTTATAAGGAGGGTTGGTTGTGCAAAATTAAGCAATTGtatgaaaaagatttttcatcattttgttgtttttggattaaaaaaaaaatccaagttcTCCTcttttgtgaataaaatgttcGATACTGGTCTTTCCAGTATACACCCAGTAGGTGGCGCTGTGACCTTGACAGTAAGAGTGTCTGCTGTACATGCTTGGCTTCCTCCTAACAGTAGAAATCCCTTCAGCTGCTGACGTGGTTTCCATTGATCTGAAGCAGAATAATAAACACTCTATAGTCGGGCTTTGCTTTTACCCAGATGAACACTGCATTATTTTTTTGCCCTCCTTAAAACTAGAAACAACTCGGGAGtctctggtttttattttctccagaaGAAATTCTTTGTCGTGCATGCTTATAAGTCAAGAAGAATGTTGGGAAGATTATGTTTGCAGCAGCTAAGGTAAAACCCGTTAGTAGAAGCTAAATGCTTTAAGAGGAAATCCAGCCTCATGTGCAGATTCTTCAAACTGAAATCCACCTGCGCTCCATTTGAACGACCTCGTTCGCATCGAGCGTTGGATTCATAACAatggaggaaggaaaaaaaaaaaaggcaatctGTGCTGTTTGAAAACAGACTTGGCCCCCATTTTGTGAGTGTGACGTCTGTCTTTGATGACGCAGCACCTGAGAGATAGTCAGTCCATAATTGCATGGTCTAAAATAAGCCCAGCGCCACAAAAGGTGTCCTTCAGCACTACTATCAGCTCTTCGCATTCTGCCCTTTTCTGCTTAGCGGCTGACGGCTGCATTATTAGTAAAAAAGGCGCCGCATCACTTCTGCATTATCACCCTGAAACTCAGCTTTACAACAATTAAGGCACAAAAACGCACTTGAAGGGCTACTTGTGTTCATGTTTCCTTACTATGACTAAAATTAAACAGAgtgcattaaaatatttgtcGTTTCAAAGAATGTTAATTAATGCACCAAAAATTAAAGAGCTTCTGAGTATTTCAGTATCTTTCCCCCCACATCTCTGGTTTCCAACCAGCTTATCAAAATTCGGTGAGAAGAGAGAAGTGAAGAATTGTTTGGTAAAGTGATTTAATCCACCgtttaatgtgttttccaggAATGCTTGAGTATGATCCTGCAAAGAGGTTTTCCATACAGAATATAAGGCAACACAagtaagtgtgtttttgtttttcttccttttgaacAGAGAATACGGTTGGCATAAAAGTATCAGCTGCAGTAAAAAGTACACCCAGAGAAAGACTTTATGTGTCACAacatattgaaaaaatattttaaagtgaagACATTAGATTAATAACAAAAGAACTAAAACATAGGAAGCATACATTAGAGCAGTGTGGCAAAAAATTAATCCCATTCTTTATATTTGCAAACATATTACTTTGTTTTAGATCTGGAAccttattgaactttttaaatgctttatttttatccttAACACACTTCTGGATTTGTTGCCATGTCTTGCTTAGTTGTAGCTGTTGCACCAATTGCCTAACATAAGAGCtgttaatattttggttttagaTGTATTGAAAACCAAAATGTGAACCATGCTTTTAACGTTTTTGTAATTGTTTCGTTTTTAACTTTAGCACTATATATTGAAACCAGGGACCTTGTAGTCTGAGAGCCAGCCCATTTTCTCCGATAGTTTTTAATAATGACTTTCTAGGTTTTTCACGTTGTTGTTCGTCCGAGCTTAAGAGGGTGTAGTTTCTGGCTCCAAATTTCGATGCACATTAAACCAAACCCAAAGGTATAAAATGCTGTAAACCAGCGGTTCCTGTGTTCTTGATCACACCTTCATCCCTGGCAATCTCTTGTCAGCTGGGTGCGAAAGAAACATCCTCCGTCGGAGCGCCCGGTGCCCATCCCTGCCAGTGCAGAGAGCAGGGACCAGTGGCGCAGTATGACGGTGGTTCCCTACCTAGAGGATCTGCACGGCTACACGGAGGATGATGACGACGAGCTCTATGATGGAGAGGATGAGATCATCTACACTCAGGACTTCACAGTGCCAGGTGAGTCAGAGTCTCTGCTATCGGCACCTCTGAGCTGTCGGAGAAAGtctaaattagacaaactaGCAAAACAAAACGAAAGGTTTTAATACAGTTAATGGCACTGGGTTGATGAATTCTAGTTGTCTCCTCGAAAACAGATAAAATCCAAGCTCTCTAATCTTAATTTTGCTGTTTAGATTACCTTAGTTGAGGCTTCAGCATAATTAATGTCGGATGGTTTCTAGTTGTTTTTAGCAGCGAGTTAATAAGTTCATCATCTAGTAGCATGTTGCAGAGTTTAGATTTAAACCCACAGTGTGTAAAGTTGGATTTCTGAGACATAAACCTAAGTGGGATTTCACCAGACTAGATTTGTAAATCTAAATTAAGATTCCTGTAGATTCCTTCAACTCGTCCTATAAGAGTGCAATAAAGTGACGATTCAGTggttttttcttattatttatttctcctTCAAAACACTCATATTTTGATTTCTCTTTCAACCAGAACCAAActaattgacatttttgttaagGAAACTTATAACAAATCTCTCTCATTTCCCTTTTTATGAATCAGTTTTGTCTTTGAGGCTTTATACTCTCTTGGGTTCCAgctgaaacattttggtttacAAATCCAGCAGTTAAGTGTTGCTCTGGCTTTAATCTTGAAACTTAAATGTttcctactttttaaaattcattctCTGTCTGGTTTTGGTCTGAGGATTCAGTGCTGTGAGTGATAAGTCCATCTCACATCATCATTTCCACTTTACAGGACAGATACTCGGTTATCAAATTGAGCAACTTGAATGATTCTTTGAAATCTTTTGAGTTTCTTTGCAGAtttggtgatttttattttaaaggtcaatgtttttatttacataggTGGCGATTTGGGTAGgatatgtctttatttttaaagatctcTAACATCGCCTGACTGGATATTTTATTACATCCGTTGTAAAATGTTGGACGCATGTAGCCACTAAGTGTTACTGAAAATGAATTGAAACAACCTGCTGTGAATAAGGTCCATCACCAAATCAAGCGAGTGTGTGGGCAATATCCAAGCTGCATTTGTGTAAtctctttttaatttccttAACATGCAGGAAAGGTTTCTATTAATTAGCCGTGTTTACAAACTGTAGCCACAGTTGACAGATGTTTGGGAGAAGAGACATTAACAGAATGCTTTAACTCGTTTCCTAACTCTGTTTTCATCATACCTCCCCTCTAGACTTGAGATCCTCCatctgttgctaggtaacagcctGTAATATAAATGCAGCAGTCAGTGTTGGGTATCTAGAAGTGGTGCCCCacataaaaacccaacagaGCTGCAGAATGTGAATGAAGCCAGCTATAAATAGCCCAGTTGAAAGGGTTTCGGTTTGGGACTATGAATGGTTTCCCAAGGTTTACTCCCACACATGCTGGGCATTGTCCCTCATAGGAAGCTGTATTTGAATGAAACTGGAGCTTGAATAATAAAACGaaggactttgtgtttttgctgtagCAGAAACTAAAACACCTCCAGGGACCagggagggggggaaaaaaatttttaaaaagattttataggGGATTTCCGACCCGTattttgctgtgatttttaCCTGAGTGTTGCagtttttgtgtgtgggggttTTCTCAGAGGCCCAGCAGCCACACATGCTGGCTGATGCATCtgcatgaaaaaacaaaaggtgaCATTAAGGTTGGAACCGGTTTTTCACTTGATGGATTTCctgttagtgtttttttttaatcgtgTGGGTATTTGACCTTGTTTCACTGTAAGTCTGTGGGATTCAGATTTTCTAGTTCTTTTGTAGAAAGATAATAAATTCCGATGTTCAGATgctttttatgtgtttctgcttcaacacatGCGATTATCAAGCATTAAGGTCAACAGCTTCACTCTGTATAGGTTGAATGCTTGGTGATGAGGTAATTCAGCCGTCTGAGTCAGGTGTGTAGGATTAGGAATGTGTCTAAAAGATGCAACACATCTACCCTCGAAGACTGGACTTTGAGATTCCTGTTGACGTAATCGTTAGAGATTATAATAAATTGACTCTTACTGTCAATAGAAAACTCTCTTGACATCTTCTTTTAGtgtaaatccagattagttggtCATGGAGGCTAAGCTGCACAACCGATGGAAATTCACTGGTTGTGAAGACATTAACTGTGTTTCCAATTGGCCTTAAAATTTAGCAAATtcgaattatgaaaataaatttgctgaacAGAACCTCACCAAtttcaggggggaaaaaaggtttttgcactAGGATGAGGTTGTTTTCCCAGCTTtgttgaaattagtgtattttgcaaaactccagtggaaacttttttcatattacaCTAATCATGTGCTTAActactggatgttactactagggggaagagaaagaagacaacaggaagtggtagaagGATGACagtgtggcatgttttttaatgacttatggCATCAACAAACTGATTCAtacgtgattttaattgcatttcgtatttaatggaaacaccacaatggCGAATTTGTGAAGTTTTTGCAACATTAGGGG
Protein-coding regions in this window:
- the stk11 gene encoding serine/threonine-protein kinase STK11, with translation MSDGDLPRLEYLNENELMEMDTFIHRIDSTEVIYQPRRKRAKLIGKYLMGDLLGEGSYGKVKEMLDSETLCRRAVKILKKKKLRRIPNGEANVKKEIQLLRRLQHKNVIQLVDVLYNEEKQKMYMVMEYCVCGMQEMLDSVPEKRFPVFQAHGYFCQLINGLEYLHSQGIVHKDIKPGNLLLTTDGSLKISDLGVAEALHPFAEDDTCRTSQGSPAFQPPEIANGLDTFSGFKVDIWSAGVTLYNITTGLYPFEGDNIYKLFENIGKGDYTIPEECGPLLTDLLRGMLEYDPAKRFSIQNIRQHNWVRKKHPPSERPVPIPASAESRDQWRSMTVVPYLEDLHGYTEDDDDELYDGEDEIIYTQDFTVPGQVAEEHQDQGNADHSPAVAKPVCVNGTDAGSLNSKTKAERRSSSSSNPSRKGVSTASKIRKLSTCKQQ